A genomic segment from Actinomadura hallensis encodes:
- a CDS encoding MmgE/PrpD family protein produces the protein MIARELAGWALGLTEVPEPVSAAATRHLLDGFGTALGALRAGTADPAIEVARGLGGPAEAAVLGTGETLSAPAAALANGTLVHALDFDDTHAGGLVHATAVVLPAAFAVGQQTGASGREILLAAVVGYETACRVAAAAPHGFHARGLHATMVAGVFSSALITARLLGLDAERAANALGIAGSQAGGLLAFLGTGASTKQLHPGFASQSGIIATRLAAAGATGPETVFDGPHSVFDALSANPADPASIVAGLGERWETTRIGIKPYAACQLSHATIGAVLDAMKHHPFGPEDVASVHAVVHPDSAPVVCDTSRDLTRPASPYAAKFSLPWTVAALITDRGLTLETFAPDSIARPEVTRLAARVRWEVAGSPGVAAADAPGRVTITLTDGREVTGSVPRSEGGGDRPLSRASLLAKFKGNAGVPAAEAEAFARTVETLAAQPDAAAVMRAAAGLAQINRQENE, from the coding sequence ATGATCGCACGGGAGCTGGCCGGCTGGGCCCTCGGACTGACCGAGGTGCCCGAGCCGGTGAGCGCCGCCGCGACACGGCACCTGCTGGACGGCTTCGGCACCGCGCTCGGCGCGCTCCGGGCAGGCACGGCCGACCCCGCGATCGAGGTGGCGCGGGGACTCGGCGGCCCGGCGGAGGCGGCGGTGCTCGGTACTGGCGAGACACTGTCCGCGCCCGCCGCCGCGCTGGCGAACGGCACGCTCGTGCACGCGCTCGACTTCGACGACACGCACGCGGGCGGGCTGGTCCACGCGACCGCGGTGGTGCTGCCCGCCGCGTTCGCCGTCGGGCAGCAGACCGGCGCGTCCGGCCGGGAGATCCTGCTCGCGGCGGTCGTCGGCTACGAGACGGCGTGCCGGGTCGCCGCGGCCGCGCCGCACGGCTTCCACGCGCGCGGCCTGCACGCGACCATGGTCGCCGGGGTCTTCTCGTCCGCGCTGATCACCGCGCGGCTGCTCGGGCTGGACGCCGAGCGGGCGGCGAACGCGCTCGGCATCGCCGGGAGCCAGGCGGGCGGGCTGCTCGCCTTCCTCGGCACCGGAGCGTCCACCAAGCAGCTCCACCCCGGGTTCGCATCGCAGTCCGGGATCATCGCGACGCGGCTGGCCGCGGCAGGCGCGACGGGACCGGAGACCGTCTTCGACGGACCGCACAGCGTGTTCGACGCGCTTTCCGCGAACCCGGCGGACCCCGCGTCCATCGTCGCGGGGCTCGGGGAGCGTTGGGAGACCACCCGCATCGGCATCAAGCCGTACGCGGCGTGCCAGCTCTCGCACGCCACGATCGGCGCGGTCCTGGACGCGATGAAGCACCACCCGTTCGGCCCGGAGGACGTCGCGAGCGTCCACGCCGTCGTCCACCCGGACTCGGCGCCGGTCGTCTGCGACACCTCCCGTGACCTGACTCGTCCGGCCAGTCCCTACGCGGCGAAGTTCTCGCTGCCCTGGACGGTCGCGGCCCTCATCACCGACCGGGGCCTGACGCTGGAGACGTTCGCGCCGGACTCGATCGCCCGGCCGGAGGTCACCCGGCTCGCCGCCCGGGTCCGCTGGGAGGTCGCCGGCTCCCCCGGCGTCGCCGCCGCCGACGCCCCCGGACGGGTCACGATCACGCTCACCGACGGCCGCGAGGTCACCGGGTCGGTTCCGCGCAGCGAGGGCGGCGGGGACCGTCCCCTGAGCCGCGCCTCACTGCTCGCCAAGTTCAAGGGCAACGCCGGCGTCCCGGCGGCGGAGGCGGAGGCCTTCGCGCGGACCGTCGAGACGCTCGCCGCACAGCCGGACGCCGCCGCCGTCATGCGGGCCGCCGCCGGCCTCGCCCAGATCAACCGGCAGGAGAACGAATGA